One window of the Triticum dicoccoides isolate Atlit2015 ecotype Zavitan chromosome 3B, WEW_v2.0, whole genome shotgun sequence genome contains the following:
- the LOC119277932 gene encoding uncharacterized protein LOC119277932 has product MARIQRHRLRSRALCRRSREERRRLSEGGGSAPQPPPPTEQFVPKVEIEKLTEEEIERAYQTVFQLDEEYRNVIIEEAFYQSEIKMLQARKASIDDRLSKLKQKTKEPDSDSIKHIRSGTRKVIELEESIDALKSELSKTCLRKAKVEAVCISSMSIIEHHVANEGEGLFLGCLAYVMMME; this is encoded by the exons ATGGCGAGgatccagcgccaccgtcttcgcTCCAGGGCCTTGTGCCGGAGATCCCGCGAGGAGAGGCGGCGCCTCAGCGAGGGTGGGGGTTCCGCCCCGCAGCCACCTCCCCCCACGGAGCAATTCGTCCCGAAG GTGGAGATTGAAAAGTTAACTGAGGAGGAGATTGAAAGGGCATACCAGACCGTCTTTCAACTtgatgag GAGTATCGGAACGTCATAATTGAGGAAGCTTTTTATCAGTCTGAAATCAAGATGCTACAAGCTAGAAAGGCCTCTATTGATGACAGGCTTTCAAAGCTGAAGCAGAAGACAAAGGAGCCCGATTCAGACAGTATAAAACATATCAGATCAGGAACAAGGAAGGTCATCGAACTCGAAGAGTCGATTGATGCACTGAAAAGTGAACTCAGCAAGACCTGTCTTCGTAAGGCAAAAGTTGAAGCTGTATGCATATCCTCCATGTCCATCATTGAGCATCACGTGGCAAACGAAGGAGAGGGTCTGTTTCTTGGTTGCCTAGCTTATGTAATGATGATGGAGTGA
- the LOC119281875 gene encoding uncharacterized protein LOC119281875, with translation MVSINKADIVEPADEIDPPMDPSHALAVDNCVDANPAMEKSISPSRVPKRSFQPPTNERQGAEAEEIENLHVQIRPLKCKLNKVPYYRSIRDERQQVEVYRRLSRYYTQAHELPSPGEEPDNAQLGKELERCLDAYEINFLQRAKDNPEWYFHPEQCKLAGLEDYQRLVLRDHGMYGDLKQYHLYYHTYQGDVEYVQFREQMAEQIKWIDNEAALFGDQRLRNELEAFLQTLRIAMRFPNISGRSIVSALREHLYSLRFDFNHRKDLDGVYLEIWKRVARNKMNFGDALKQLYEENIFPFRRPDIKLALDSYPGPSWINSSYDTYVAGIDEGFSEDEAHPLIIEAVEKMVEKRKNYLDYTRKKLEIAARIGLKTSSLEVTAQGGENHGDGKAAIVSRGKLCHE, from the exons ATGGTCAGCATAAACAAGGCAGATATCGTTGAGCCCGCCGACGAAATCGACCCTCCCATGGATCCCAGTCATGCTCTTGCAGTGGACAATTGCGTCGACGCGAATCCAGCAATGGAAAAATCAATTTCTCCTTCGCGGGTACCAAAGAGAAGTTTCCAACCGCCCACAAACGAGAGACAGGGGGCAGAGGCAGAggaaattgaaaacctccatgTTCAGATCAGACCTCTCAAATGTAAGTTGAACAAGGTACCGTATTATCGTTCTATACGCGATGAAAGGCAGCAGGTTGAGGTCTACCGCCGGCTCTCCCGGTACTACACCCAAGCCCATGAG TTACCCTCGCCCGGAGAGGAACCAGATAATGCGCAACTGGGCAAGGAACTCGAGCGTTGTCTGGATGCTTATGAAATAAATTTCCTCCAGCGCGCCAAAGACAATCCTGAATGGTACTTCCATCCTGAACAATGCAAGCTTGCCGGCTTGGAAGACTACCAGCGGCTAGTGCTTCGTGATCAT GGTATGTATGGAGATTTGAAGCAATACCACCTGTATTATCATACCTACCAGGGAGATGTAGAGTATGTCCAGTTCCGTGAGCAGATGGCGGAGCAAATTAAG TGGATTGACAACGAAGCAGCACTCTTCGGCGATCAG CGGCTGAGAAACGAGCTAGAGGCTTTTCTTCAAACACTGAGGATTGCGATGAGGTTTCCAAATATTTCCGGACGCTCAATTGTCTCTGCCTTACGT GAGCATCTATATAGCCTTCGGTTTGACTTTAACCACCGGAAGGACTTGGATGGTGTCTATCTTGAGATATGGAAACGGGTTGCTAGGAATAAG ATGAATTTCGGTGATGCTTTGAAGCAACTGTATGAAGAGAACATTTTCCCGTTCCGCAGACCTGACATCAAATTAGCACTCGATAGCTATCCAGGCCCCAGTTGGATAAACTCTAGT TATGATACTTACGTGGCTGGCATTGATGAGGGG TTCTCGGAAGACGAAGCTCATCCCTTGATCATAGAGGCCGTTGAGAAAATG GTTGAGAAACGGAAGAACTATTTGGATTACACCAGAAAGAAATTGGAAATCGCAGCACGTATTGGTTTGAAAA CGAGCAGCTTAGAGGTCACTGCACAAGGCGGGGAAAACCATGGTGATGGGAAGGCTGCAATAGTGAGCCGAGGGAAGCTATGCCATGAATAA